Sequence from the Bacillota bacterium genome:
CTTTATGCTTTGCCATGGCCATGAAAGCTGGCATCCCGATCCAGAGTTTTACTACAAGGTTGGCGGTGGCCCAATGTTTGATATGGGGCCCTACTACCTAACGGCTCTGGTGTCGCTAATGGGTCCAGTAACCCGGGTCACAGGGGCGACCCAAATCACCTTCCCGGAGCGGACGATAACCAGTCAGTCTAAGTTTGGAACCAAGATCACCGTCGATGTGCCCACCCATGTGGCGGGAATCATGGAGTTTGCCAGTGGTGCGGTAGGAACCATCCTGACCAGCTTTGATGTGTGGTCTACTACTTTGCCTCGCATCGAGGTTTACGGAACGGAAGGCACATTAATCGTTCCAGATCCCAACACCTTCGGTGGGCCAGTAAGAGTACGCCGGATGGGAGCGGAAGAATGGACGGAAATACCCTTAACCCACGGATACAGCACTAACTCCAGGGGAATTGGGGTAGCCGATATGGCCTATGCCATTCAGTCTGGTAGACCACATCGCGCCAACGGCGAGATGATGTACCATGTACTGGAGATGATGCACGGATTCCACGATGCCGCCACCCAAGGCCAACACTACGTCATGACCAGTACCTGCGAAAGACCGAAGGCACTACCCTTAGGATTGCCGGGACACAAACTGGACGAATAAGAAGCATAACCAAAATACCTACATAGTCCACCTGCCGAGTCACAAACTTCGGCAAGTGGACTTTTTTTCGCTAAAGTTCATTTCTCCCACTGCCGAGGTAAGTAATAAGCAGTCCAAGGATGGACAGCAACATAACAAGGAGGAAGATACGATGAGGATTAACAACAACATCATGGCCCTCAACGCCCACTGGCAGTTGGGTGTAAACCAAGCTAACAGCTCAAAGAGCATGGAAAGACTCTCCAGCGGTATGAGAATTAACCGTGCTGGCGACGATGCAGCAGGCTTGGCTATCTCTGAAAAAATGAGAGGTCAGAT
This genomic interval carries:
- a CDS encoding Gfo/Idh/MocA family oxidoreductase, with the protein product MRKVKVGVIGCGNISGIYFQAGQTFEILDIVACADLIPERAQAAAEKYGIPKACTTEELLADPEIGIVVNLTIPQAHAEVSLAAIEAGKHVYVEKPLAVTREDGLKVLEAAKAKGLRVGGAPDTFLGGGLQTCRKLIDDGWIGKPIGATAFMLCHGHESWHPDPEFYYKVGGGPMFDMGPYYLTALVSLMGPVTRVTGATQITFPERTITSQSKFGTKITVDVPTHVAGIMEFASGAVGTILTSFDVWSTTLPRIEVYGTEGTLIVPDPNTFGGPVRVRRMGAEEWTEIPLTHGYSTNSRGIGVADMAYAIQSGRPHRANGEMMYHVLEMMHGFHDAATQGQHYVMTSTCERPKALPLGLPGHKLDE
- a CDS encoding flagellin, which gives rise to MRINNNIMALNAHWQLGVNQANSSKSMERLSSGMRINRAGDDAAGLAISEKMRGQ